One genomic segment of Pedobacter endophyticus includes these proteins:
- a CDS encoding pyridoxal phosphate-dependent aminotransferase: MKVSVLASSLIGSEIIKIGNEVNEMKRKGASIANLTIGDFDANIYPIPTELKAGIVDAYNANQTNYPPADGVLPLRETVSELLKDRFGLEYNTNSILVSGGSRPLIYATYLALIDPGDTVVFPAPSWNNNHYCHLTSAKAIAVETDAAHNFMPTAAQLKPHLKGATMLALCSPLNPTGTMFDADSLAEICDVILEENESRGADEKPLYLMYDQIYSLLTFGKAHVNPVSLRPAMREFTVFVDGSSKCLAATGVRVGWGFGPEDIINRMKALVGHMGAWAPKAEQMAMANYFSDKVQVDAFLTSFKGQIQDSLNALYNGFNELKNEGFNVDAVEPMGAIYLTIKIDYIGKTTEDGNVLKDSADVNFYLIKEAGAALVPFSAFGNEHSMPWFRASVGACTLQDIKDMMPRIKSALSKLK, from the coding sequence ATGAAAGTTTCAGTATTGGCCAGCTCATTAATTGGCTCAGAGATTATAAAAATTGGTAACGAAGTTAACGAAATGAAGCGCAAAGGCGCATCTATTGCTAACTTAACAATCGGCGATTTCGACGCAAACATTTACCCAATTCCAACAGAATTAAAAGCTGGAATTGTCGATGCCTACAATGCCAATCAAACTAATTACCCGCCTGCAGATGGCGTTCTTCCGCTGAGGGAAACGGTTTCTGAATTGTTGAAAGACAGATTCGGATTGGAGTACAATACCAATAGTATTTTGGTTTCAGGCGGTTCACGTCCGTTGATTTACGCAACTTATTTAGCGTTAATCGACCCAGGTGATACCGTTGTTTTTCCTGCACCATCTTGGAACAATAACCACTATTGCCACTTAACTTCTGCTAAAGCCATTGCGGTAGAAACAGATGCAGCACACAATTTTATGCCCACCGCGGCGCAGTTGAAACCGCATTTAAAAGGAGCCACAATGTTGGCTTTGTGTTCGCCGTTAAACCCAACAGGAACCATGTTTGATGCTGATTCGCTGGCGGAAATTTGCGATGTAATTTTAGAAGAAAATGAATCTCGTGGTGCTGATGAAAAACCTTTGTATTTGATGTACGATCAGATTTATTCGCTTTTAACCTTTGGTAAAGCCCATGTAAATCCAGTTTCTTTACGTCCGGCGATGCGTGAATTTACCGTTTTTGTAGATGGCAGTTCGAAGTGTTTAGCTGCAACTGGTGTGCGTGTAGGTTGGGGCTTTGGTCCTGAGGATATTATTAACAGAATGAAAGCTTTGGTTGGCCACATGGGTGCTTGGGCACCAAAGGCCGAGCAAATGGCCATGGCAAACTACTTTAGCGATAAAGTACAGGTTGATGCTTTTTTGACCAGTTTCAAAGGGCAGATTCAAGATAGTTTAAATGCGCTTTATAACGGTTTTAATGAACTGAAAAACGAAGGCTTCAATGTTGATGCTGTTGAGCCAATGGGCGCAATTTATTTAACCATTAAAATTGATTACATCGGAAAGACAACGGAAGACGGGAATGTGTTAAAGGATAGCGCAGATGTGAATTTTTACTTAATAAAGGAAGCCGGAGCTGCATTGGTGCCATTTTCGGCTTTTGGAAACGAGCACAGCATGCCTTGGTTCAGGGCTTCGGTTGGGGCTTGTACACTCCAAGATATTAAAGATATGATGCCGAGAATTAAATCGGCTTTGAGCAAGTTGAAATAA
- a CDS encoding CPBP family glutamic-type intramembrane protease produces MYFFNVDLPDYAGYSKYNKDVLYLLFKILLAPILETLLSQKLSYELFLFITKKSQASIFLSSMLFGLMHYSSVHHMFIAFIFGLILGNCYVISLNKNNKTAFWNTCAVHSLWNLFSSCIILLFN; encoded by the coding sequence ATGTACTTTTTCAACGTCGACTTACCAGACTATGCAGGTTATAGCAAATATAACAAGGATGTTTTATACCTGCTATTTAAAATTCTTCTTGCACCAATTCTCGAAACGCTACTTTCTCAAAAATTGTCATACGAACTGTTTTTGTTCATTACCAAAAAAAGCCAAGCATCGATTTTCTTAAGTTCAATGTTATTTGGCCTTATGCATTATAGTAGTGTCCATCACATGTTTATAGCATTTATTTTCGGTTTGATTTTAGGAAATTGCTATGTTATCTCACTCAATAAAAATAATAAAACTGCGTTTTGGAATACTTGCGCAGTCCATTCCCTCTGGAATCTCTTTTCTTCCTGCATCATCTTGTTGTTTAATTAA
- the argB gene encoding acetylglutamate kinase, giving the protein MKQLTIIKIGGNVIDNSENLHHFLLDFTALPGDKILVHGGGKIATELGESLGIEAKMVEGRRITDIETLRIVTMVYAGLINKNMVAQLQAKGSNAIGLTGADANIIKAKKRPVVKVSPSGRDLEGAVIDYGFVGDLDENSVSAEALNNLLKAGLVPVLCAITHDGDTQLLNTNADTIASSVAVAMSGLYETRLVYCFEKKGVLRDVNDDDSVVREIRADEFDGLKADGTVQGGMIPKLHNAFEAIKKGVSAVYIGKADELDELTNGTFGTKMLK; this is encoded by the coding sequence ATGAAACAACTCACAATCATAAAAATTGGCGGAAACGTAATCGACAATTCTGAAAATCTCCACCATTTTTTGTTGGATTTTACAGCTTTGCCCGGCGATAAGATCTTGGTTCACGGCGGTGGAAAAATAGCTACCGAACTAGGTGAAAGCCTCGGCATTGAGGCCAAAATGGTCGAAGGTCGGCGCATAACCGATATTGAAACCTTACGCATCGTTACCATGGTTTATGCGGGCTTGATCAATAAGAACATGGTTGCTCAGTTACAGGCGAAAGGCAGTAATGCAATAGGTTTAACTGGCGCAGATGCAAATATCATCAAAGCAAAAAAGCGCCCAGTTGTTAAAGTCTCCCCATCTGGGCGAGATTTAGAGGGGGCTGTTATTGATTACGGCTTTGTTGGCGATTTAGACGAAAATTCTGTTTCTGCCGAGGCTTTAAATAACCTATTAAAAGCAGGCTTAGTGCCGGTTCTATGTGCGATAACACACGACGGCGACACACAGTTGCTTAATACCAATGCAGATACCATTGCATCATCTGTTGCGGTGGCAATGTCTGGCTTATACGAAACACGTTTGGTATATTGCTTCGAGAAAAAAGGTGTTTTGAGAGATGTGAACGACGATGACTCGGTTGTTAGAGAAATCAGGGCAGATGAATTTGACGGCTTAAAAGCAGATGGCACGGTGCAAGGTGGAATGATTCCGAAATTGCACAACGCTTTCGAGGCTATTAAAAAAGGCGTATCGGCAGTTTACATTGGCAAAGCCGATGAATTGGACGAACTTACTAATGGTACTTTCGGAACAAAAATGCTGAAATAA
- a CDS encoding RtcB family protein — protein MKTDISGKDLLEIGFTEGKILGLALDILKDNFEDVEEDELLALFKKVKDYPESFLDDEVLSQLATALIEDAKPKSDGTIKLVENAEDYSIFGVDYIEEGARKQMDIAMKLPVSVAGALMPDAHQGYGLPIGGVLATRNAIIPYGVGVDIGCRMALSIFDIPEKHYFGKDAMYKRELIAFTKFGAGQNFKGNEKADHEVLENDAFNSTPLLRNLHGKAWAQLGTSGGGNHFVEWGIIEFAERDETLKIDKGRYVALLTHSGSRGFGATIAGHYTKLAKKICKLPKEALNLAYLDLNSAEGQEYWIAMNLAGDYASACHEVIHKRLTKAIGAKVLAKVENHHNFAWKEMLDGEEVIVHRKGATPAGKGVMGIIPGSMTAPGFLVRGKGETNAINSASHGAGRQMSRTKAIQSITRSEMKAILKDHNVTLIGAGLDEAPMAYKDINKVMAAQTELVNVVAKFEPKMVRMADDGSRED, from the coding sequence ATGAAAACAGACATATCAGGAAAAGACCTTTTGGAAATAGGCTTCACCGAAGGGAAAATATTAGGCTTAGCACTAGATATCTTAAAAGATAATTTCGAAGATGTTGAAGAAGACGAGCTGTTGGCCTTGTTCAAAAAAGTAAAAGATTATCCAGAGAGTTTTTTAGATGACGAAGTGTTGAGCCAATTGGCAACGGCGCTTATTGAAGATGCCAAGCCGAAATCGGATGGTACGATTAAACTGGTCGAAAATGCTGAGGATTACTCCATTTTCGGCGTCGATTATATTGAAGAAGGTGCAAGGAAGCAAATGGACATCGCCATGAAGCTGCCGGTTTCCGTAGCGGGCGCACTAATGCCCGATGCACACCAAGGCTATGGTTTGCCAATCGGTGGTGTGTTAGCCACTCGAAATGCCATTATCCCCTACGGCGTTGGGGTAGATATTGGTTGTAGAATGGCCTTGAGTATCTTCGATATTCCCGAAAAGCATTATTTCGGGAAAGATGCCATGTACAAACGCGAATTAATTGCTTTTACCAAGTTTGGTGCAGGGCAAAATTTTAAGGGAAATGAAAAAGCCGACCACGAAGTTTTGGAAAATGACGCCTTCAATTCGACACCACTTCTTCGGAATTTACACGGAAAGGCTTGGGCGCAACTGGGTACTTCGGGCGGCGGAAATCATTTTGTAGAATGGGGAATTATTGAATTCGCTGAGCGAGATGAGACGCTAAAGATCGATAAAGGACGTTATGTGGCGCTATTGACGCATTCGGGTTCTCGTGGCTTTGGCGCCACCATTGCCGGGCATTACACCAAACTGGCGAAAAAAATCTGTAAACTCCCGAAAGAGGCTTTGAATTTGGCGTATCTGGATTTAAATTCTGCTGAGGGACAGGAATATTGGATTGCCATGAACCTGGCCGGCGATTATGCTTCCGCTTGCCACGAGGTGATCCATAAACGCTTAACTAAAGCCATTGGCGCAAAGGTTTTGGCCAAAGTAGAGAACCATCATAATTTTGCTTGGAAAGAAATGCTTGATGGAGAAGAGGTAATTGTTCATCGAAAAGGTGCTACACCTGCTGGAAAGGGCGTAATGGGCATAATTCCGGGGAGTATGACAGCACCCGGTTTTCTGGTTAGGGGAAAGGGCGAAACCAATGCCATTAACTCGGCATCGCATGGCGCAGGTAGGCAAATGAGTCGTACCAAAGCCATTCAAAGCATTACCCGCTCTGAAATGAAAGCCATTTTGAAAGACCACAATGTTACGCTAATTGGAGCTGGCTTAGATGAAGCGCCAATGGCTTATAAAGACATTAATAAAGTAATGGCTGCACAAACCGAATTGGTTAATGTTGTTGCCAAGTTTGAACCGAAAATGGTGCGCATGGCTGATGATGGAAGTAGGGAGGATTGA
- a CDS encoding peptide chain release factor 3 codes for MLNPEIEKRKTFAIISHPDAGKTTLTEKFLLFGGAINTAGAVKRNKANQSNTSDFMEIEKQRGISVATSVMGFEYSGKRINILDTPGHKDFAEDTYRTLSAVDSVILVVDCVKGVEEQTEKLMSVCRMRNTPVIIFINKMDREGKEAYDLLDEIEEKLNISLCPLSWPIGQGHTFKGVYSIYNKHLNLFNSDKTKVTDSVVAASDLNDPTLLNYLKENEINNLKDDVELVDGIYGKIDKDLYTDGLVAPVFFGSAINNFGIKELLDTFIYIAPSPRHREAEERDVLVEEKNFTGFVFKIHANLDPKHRDRIAFLRICSGKFERNKFYYHTRQDKKLKFSNPMDFMANEKSIVEEAWPGDVVGLYDSGNFKIGDTLTEGEKLQFKGIPSFSPSIFKEVENMDPMRTKQLEKGIEQLTDEGVAQLFVMQPGNRKVIGAVGELQFEVINFRLEHEYGAKCRFRTLSYTRSSWVTSSDKKKLDEFVKRKQQHIGFDKEANPVYLSDSDYMINLTKQDYPDIDFHKTSEFKTSNP; via the coding sequence ATGCTTAACCCCGAAATAGAAAAACGTAAAACCTTTGCCATTATTAGTCACCCCGATGCGGGCAAAACCACTTTAACAGAAAAATTTCTGCTGTTTGGTGGTGCCATCAACACGGCGGGTGCGGTAAAACGTAACAAGGCCAACCAGAGCAATACTTCCGATTTTATGGAAATCGAAAAACAGCGTGGTATCTCGGTGGCCACTTCTGTAATGGGTTTTGAATACAGTGGGAAACGCATTAACATTTTGGACACGCCAGGTCACAAAGATTTCGCCGAAGATACGTATCGTACCTTATCGGCCGTAGATAGCGTAATTTTAGTGGTTGATTGTGTTAAAGGCGTAGAGGAACAGACGGAAAAACTGATGTCAGTTTGCCGCATGCGTAACACGCCGGTAATTATTTTCATCAACAAAATGGATCGCGAAGGTAAAGAAGCTTACGATCTGCTGGATGAAATTGAAGAGAAACTCAATATTAGTCTATGCCCGCTTTCTTGGCCAATTGGGCAAGGCCATACGTTTAAAGGCGTCTACAGCATTTATAACAAGCATTTAAATCTATTTAATTCTGATAAAACCAAGGTAACCGATTCGGTTGTAGCTGCGAGCGATTTAAACGACCCGACATTATTGAACTACCTAAAGGAAAACGAAATCAACAATTTGAAAGATGATGTTGAGCTTGTTGATGGGATTTATGGTAAAATTGATAAGGATTTGTATACCGATGGTTTGGTTGCGCCGGTTTTTTTCGGAAGTGCCATCAACAATTTTGGTATAAAGGAATTGTTAGATACGTTTATCTATATCGCTCCGAGCCCTCGCCACAGGGAAGCCGAAGAACGCGACGTTTTGGTAGAGGAAAAGAACTTCACTGGTTTCGTATTTAAGATACACGCCAATTTAGATCCAAAACACCGCGATCGGATTGCCTTTTTGCGCATTTGCTCGGGTAAATTTGAGCGGAATAAATTTTATTATCACACCCGTCAGGATAAGAAACTAAAGTTCTCCAATCCCATGGATTTCATGGCCAATGAGAAGAGCATCGTAGAAGAAGCTTGGCCGGGCGATGTAGTTGGCCTCTACGATAGTGGTAACTTTAAAATTGGCGACACTTTAACTGAGGGCGAAAAGTTGCAGTTTAAGGGAATTCCGAGTTTCTCGCCATCTATTTTTAAGGAAGTAGAAAACATGGACCCGATGCGTACCAAGCAATTAGAAAAAGGTATTGAACAATTAACCGATGAAGGTGTTGCGCAATTATTTGTGATGCAACCCGGAAACAGAAAGGTAATTGGAGCAGTTGGTGAGCTACAGTTTGAAGTGATTAACTTCCGCTTAGAGCATGAATATGGCGCAAAATGTCGTTTCCGTACGCTAAGCTACACCCGTTCGAGTTGGGTAACATCTAGCGATAAAAAGAAACTGGACGAGTTTGTGAAACGTAAGCAGCAACATATTGGCTTTGATAAGGAGGCGAATCCGGTTTATCTATCAGATAGCGATTACATGATTAATTTAACCAAACAAGATTACCCGGATATCGATTTCCATAAAACCAGCGAGTTTAAGACTTCAAACCCCTAA
- a CDS encoding Fic family protein, with product MLLCLLIHLRFAHIHPFRDGNGRAARLLEKWFLAQKLGIELWKIPSEKYYKEHQPEYYKNINLGVNFYELNYDNCLPIITMLPNSLTSY from the coding sequence ATTTTACTTTGCCTGTTAATTCATCTGCGTTTTGCACATATTCATCCCTTTAGAGATGGGAACGGAAGAGCAGCAAGGTTGCTAGAAAAATGGTTTTTAGCTCAAAAATTGGGGATTGAACTTTGGAAAATCCCGTCAGAAAAATATTATAAAGAACATCAGCCTGAATATTATAAAAACATTAACTTGGGCGTTAATTTTTATGAACTAAACTACGATAACTGTCTGCCAATTATAACAATGTTACCCAACAGTTTAACTAGCTATTAA
- a CDS encoding type II toxin-antitoxin system RelE/ParE family toxin, producing the protein MANRVNYSELFIKKAKFYKKKYLSLIEELRELEKQLLGNPRQGDDLGAGLYKIRLAVKSKGKGKSGGFRVITYLVLDTNDGVVINMLTLYDKSEESSIDKQFLLEIIQSL; encoded by the coding sequence ATGGCGAACAGAGTTAATTATTCTGAATTATTTATTAAAAAAGCAAAATTCTATAAAAAGAAATATCTTTCTTTAATTGAAGAACTTCGCGAACTCGAAAAGCAGCTTTTAGGAAATCCCAGGCAAGGAGATGATTTGGGCGCTGGCCTGTATAAAATTAGATTGGCTGTTAAAAGTAAGGGTAAGGGAAAAAGCGGAGGATTTAGAGTAATTACCTATTTAGTTTTAGATACGAATGATGGCGTTGTCATCAATATGTTAACCCTTTACGATAAATCAGAAGAAAGTAGTATTGATAAACAGTTCCTCTTAGAAATCATTCAATCGCTTTAA
- the argH gene encoding argininosuccinate lyase — translation MKIWQKNIDVNKFVESFTVGKDRELDLQMAKFDVLGSLAHTQMLETINLLTADELKTVQQELKNIYAEIEAGDFVIEDTVEDVHSQVEWLLTQRIGEAGKKIHSGRSRNDQVLVDLKLYFRACIEDMVSQTSTLFNQLIELSNTHKDKLMPGYTHLQIAMPSSFGLWFGAYAESLADDMELMLAAWKITNKNPLGSAAGYGSSFPLNRTLTTQLLGFESLNYNIVYAQMGRGKTERILAQAMSAVAATLAKMAMDVCLFINQNFGFISFPPELTTGSSIMPHKKNPDVFELIRSRCNKIQALPNEIAMMITNLPSGYHRDLQLLKENLFPAITSLNECLEIATFMFQNITIKDDILKDKKYDYLFSVEVVNDLALQGVPFREAYKIVGEQIESGTFAPSSQIHHTHEGSIGNLCNEQISASMQAVLSQFGFGKVNKAIEDLVK, via the coding sequence ATGAAAATTTGGCAAAAAAATATAGATGTAAATAAGTTTGTAGAAAGCTTTACGGTTGGTAAAGATCGCGAACTGGACTTACAAATGGCGAAATTTGATGTGTTGGGCTCTTTGGCGCACACGCAAATGTTAGAAACCATTAATTTGCTAACAGCTGATGAGCTAAAAACCGTTCAGCAAGAGCTCAAAAATATTTACGCTGAAATTGAGGCTGGAGACTTCGTAATTGAAGATACCGTTGAAGATGTACACTCGCAGGTGGAGTGGTTGTTAACCCAACGCATTGGCGAAGCAGGTAAAAAGATTCACAGTGGGCGTTCGCGTAACGATCAGGTTTTGGTTGATTTAAAACTCTATTTCAGGGCTTGTATCGAAGATATGGTTAGCCAAACATCGACGTTGTTTAATCAACTAATCGAGCTTAGCAACACCCATAAAGATAAGTTAATGCCGGGTTATACGCACTTGCAAATTGCTATGCCATCATCGTTCGGATTGTGGTTTGGCGCTTATGCTGAGAGCCTTGCCGACGATATGGAATTGATGCTTGCGGCATGGAAAATCACCAATAAAAATCCTTTGGGTTCTGCCGCGGGTTACGGATCTTCATTTCCTTTAAACCGAACGCTAACTACTCAGTTATTGGGTTTCGAAAGCCTAAATTACAACATAGTTTACGCACAGATGGGTCGTGGTAAAACAGAACGAATTTTAGCGCAGGCCATGAGCGCCGTTGCCGCAACGCTAGCCAAAATGGCGATGGATGTGTGTTTGTTCATCAACCAAAACTTTGGGTTTATTAGTTTTCCACCCGAGTTAACAACCGGTTCGAGCATTATGCCACACAAAAAGAACCCTGATGTTTTTGAGTTGATCCGTTCGCGTTGCAATAAGATTCAGGCACTGCCAAACGAGATTGCCATGATGATCACCAATCTTCCATCGGGCTACCATCGCGATTTACAATTGCTGAAAGAAAATCTTTTCCCTGCAATTACTTCGTTAAATGAATGTCTTGAGATCGCGACGTTCATGTTCCAAAACATCACCATTAAAGATGATATCTTAAAAGATAAGAAATACGATTACCTATTTAGTGTAGAGGTGGTTAACGATTTGGCTTTGCAAGGTGTCCCGTTCCGTGAGGCTTATAAAATTGTGGGCGAACAAATAGAAAGTGGTACTTTTGCACCATCGAGCCAAATACATCACACACATGAGGGAAGCATTGGCAACCTTTGTAACGAGCAAATTTCTGCGTCAATGCAGGCTGTTTTGTCTCAATTTGGTTTCGGAAAAGTGAATAAGGCAATAGAGGATTTGGTTAAATAA
- a CDS encoding PDDEXK nuclease domain-containing protein encodes MAQPKKSTTTDFEHVILLITEARNRVYNKANAELVMLYFNIGKIVSEKVANGNWGDGTVNDLAKYIAEKQPLLKGFNRRGLYRMKQFYEVYSDEEIVSPLATQLENEEKPIVSAVLTQLQGIDKEVVKFVSSVLTQISWTNHLLILAKTKTSEEKLFYLYQSMKDKLSTRELERQLNSATFERTMLGNNFGSSIASKLPAGIFKDPYVFEFLALPEIHSEDDLQQALIKNLQNFILEMGKGFTYMGSEYRLQVGNKDYYTDLLFYHRDLQCMVLFELKIEEFQPEFLGKLNFYLEALDRDVKRPHENPSIGVLLCKGKDVEVVEYALARNLSPALIADYETKLIDKKLLAEKLNQLSEIFYRNEE; translated from the coding sequence ATGGCCCAACCAAAAAAAAGTACAACAACCGATTTTGAGCATGTGATTTTGCTTATTACCGAAGCCCGAAACAGGGTTTACAATAAGGCGAATGCTGAATTGGTGATGTTGTATTTCAATATTGGGAAGATTGTTTCAGAGAAAGTTGCGAACGGCAATTGGGGCGACGGAACAGTGAATGATTTGGCCAAATACATCGCTGAAAAGCAGCCATTATTAAAAGGTTTTAATCGCCGCGGCCTTTATAGAATGAAACAATTTTATGAAGTTTATAGCGATGAGGAAATTGTGTCACCACTGGCGACACAGTTAGAAAATGAAGAAAAGCCAATTGTGTCAGCAGTGCTGACACAATTGCAAGGGATTGATAAAGAGGTAGTTAAATTTGTGTCATCAGTGCTGACACAAATTAGTTGGACCAACCATTTATTGATTTTAGCCAAAACAAAAACAAGCGAAGAGAAGCTGTTTTACCTTTATCAAAGCATGAAGGACAAATTAAGTACCAGGGAACTCGAACGCCAATTAAATTCCGCTACGTTTGAGCGAACAATGCTTGGTAATAACTTTGGCAGTTCAATTGCCTCGAAGTTACCTGCCGGGATTTTTAAAGACCCTTATGTTTTTGAGTTCTTGGCCTTGCCAGAAATTCATTCTGAGGACGATCTTCAACAGGCATTGATAAAAAATCTTCAAAATTTTATTTTAGAAATGGGTAAAGGCTTTACCTACATGGGCAGCGAATATCGGCTGCAAGTTGGAAATAAAGATTATTATACCGATCTGCTTTTTTACCATCGCGATTTGCAATGCATGGTGCTATTTGAGTTGAAGATTGAAGAGTTTCAGCCAGAATTTTTAGGAAAGCTAAATTTTTACCTCGAAGCGTTAGACAGAGATGTGAAACGACCGCATGAAAATCCGAGTATTGGCGTTTTGCTATGCAAAGGCAAAGATGTTGAGGTGGTAGAATATGCCCTCGCCCGAAACCTATCGCCAGCTCTAATTGCAGATTACGAAACGAAATTAATCGACAAAAAGCTGCTTGCCGAAAAATTAAATCAGCTATCAGAGATTTTTTATAGAAATGAGGAATAA
- a CDS encoding M20 family metallo-hydrolase, which produces MLENIQKESLNLLRALIRIQSFSKEEDRTANLIAQFLEEKGIETQRKMNNVWAYNKHFDASKPTLLLNSHHDTVKPNSGYTRDPYDAAIEGDKLFGLGSNDAGGCLVSLIGAFLYYYEQENLKYNICLAATAEEEISGNNGLELVLPDLGELEFGIVGEPTEMNLAIAERGLLVLDCVSHGKAGHAAREEGENAIYKALKDIEWFRNYQFPKVSEVFGPLKMTVTIINAGSQHNVVPANCTFTVDVRVTDAYTNEEVLEIIRANVDCDVTPRSIRLKPSSIDKNHPVVQAGVALGKTTYGSPTTSDQALLDIPSVKCGPGFSGRSHMADEFLYVREVAEGVEGYVNMLKPVLQG; this is translated from the coding sequence ATGTTAGAAAATATACAAAAGGAAAGTCTGAACTTGTTGCGGGCATTGATTCGCATACAGTCTTTTAGTAAGGAAGAAGACCGAACGGCGAATTTAATCGCTCAGTTTTTAGAGGAGAAAGGAATTGAGACGCAGCGTAAAATGAACAACGTTTGGGCTTACAACAAGCATTTCGACGCTAGTAAACCTACGCTGTTGCTAAATTCGCACCACGATACGGTTAAGCCAAACTCGGGTTACACTCGCGATCCGTATGATGCCGCAATTGAGGGCGACAAGTTATTTGGCCTCGGCAGTAACGATGCCGGCGGTTGTTTGGTGTCGTTAATCGGAGCTTTTTTGTATTACTACGAGCAAGAGAATTTAAAATATAACATTTGTTTGGCTGCAACTGCCGAAGAGGAAATTTCGGGAAACAACGGTTTAGAATTGGTTCTGCCAGATTTGGGTGAACTCGAATTCGGTATCGTCGGTGAGCCAACGGAAATGAACTTGGCCATCGCTGAGCGTGGATTATTGGTTTTAGACTGCGTATCTCACGGCAAAGCCGGTCACGCAGCCAGAGAGGAAGGAGAAAACGCAATTTACAAGGCTCTAAAAGACATCGAGTGGTTTAGAAATTACCAGTTTCCAAAAGTATCAGAGGTTTTTGGTCCGCTTAAAATGACGGTAACCATTATCAATGCAGGTTCACAACACAATGTTGTTCCCGCTAATTGTACCTTTACGGTTGATGTTCGCGTTACTGATGCTTACACCAACGAAGAAGTTTTAGAGATCATTCGTGCAAATGTAGACTGTGATGTTACGCCTCGCTCAATTCGTTTGAAACCTTCATCAATTGATAAAAACCATCCTGTGGTTCAAGCTGGTGTTGCGCTGGGCAAAACCACTTATGGTTCACCAACCACATCCGATCAGGCTTTGCTAGATATTCCATCAGTAAAATGTGGCCCCGGGTTTTCTGGTCGCTCGCACATGGCCGATGAATTTTTATATGTGAGAGAAGTAGCCGAGGGTGTTGAAGGGTACGTGAATATGTTGAAACCGGTTTTGCAAGGTTAA
- the proC gene encoding pyrroline-5-carboxylate reductase encodes MKKKIAIIGSGNIGLSLAKGLVKADFASAGDITLSRRNIDHLKSFADAGFVVSNNNKQAVEAADVVILAVLPQQLNAVLDEITTSIDPAKHLVISVISGVSCAAVREKLGEAVEVVRVMPNTAIAIGQSMTCIASDNASAENIADVTRMFETVGSVVKINEELMTSATALCACGIAFFLRAIRAASQGGVEIGFHADEALKMAVQTAKGAADLLLLHGTHPESEIDKVTSPKGCTIAGLNEMEHNGFSSSLIKGIKLSALKAGNLYTKES; translated from the coding sequence ATGAAAAAGAAAATAGCTATAATTGGCAGCGGAAATATCGGTTTATCTTTAGCAAAAGGCTTGGTGAAAGCCGATTTCGCTAGCGCGGGCGACATTACGCTTTCCAGAAGAAATATCGATCACTTGAAATCATTTGCCGATGCTGGATTTGTGGTAAGCAACAATAATAAACAAGCAGTTGAAGCTGCGGATGTGGTCATTCTTGCCGTTTTGCCGCAACAGTTAAATGCGGTTCTAGATGAAATAACGACCTCGATTGATCCAGCTAAACATCTCGTTATCTCGGTAATTTCTGGAGTAAGTTGCGCTGCGGTCCGCGAGAAATTGGGCGAAGCGGTAGAAGTTGTTCGAGTGATGCCAAACACCGCCATTGCTATCGGGCAATCGATGACTTGTATAGCCAGCGATAATGCATCCGCGGAAAACATTGCCGACGTAACTAGAATGTTCGAAACCGTTGGCTCAGTAGTCAAAATAAACGAAGAATTGATGACTTCGGCAACGGCACTTTGTGCATGTGGAATCGCGTTCTTTTTAAGGGCTATCAGAGCCGCATCGCAAGGTGGTGTAGAAATTGGTTTCCACGCAGATGAAGCGCTAAAAATGGCAGTGCAGACAGCAAAGGGTGCAGCCGATTTACTTTTATTACACGGTACGCACCCCGAATCAGAAATAGATAAAGTAACTTCGCCGAAAGGTTGTACCATAGCGGGCTTAAACGAAATGGAACACAACGGTTTTAGTTCATCGCTGATAAAAGGCATTAAACTTTCGGCCTTAAAAGCCGGAAATTTGTACACGAAAGAAAGCTAA